The window GATGAGCCGCGAGACCGGCAGGGTATTCGGCATGGACCGCTCCAAATGCAGAAAGCCCGCGCGCGGCGGGCTTGTCGAAGGGGTGAATCGGGAATTACGGGGTGACGCTGACTGGCGCCGTGGTGGTGGGCGTCTGCACCTCCACACCGGCGGACTTGACGTTCAGCACGGCGTAGGTGCGCGTAATCTTGCGGCGGAAGCTCAGCACGACGTCATAGCGCCGGATCCACTGCTCGTTGAGCAGATCCGGCGCGCCGCGGATCGAGCCCTCAGCGACCGACTGCATGTCGTTGGCCTTGAGCTGTTCGAGGTTCTGCGGGATGCCGAGGCCGTCCACCAGCTGCTGCGCGTACTGCTTGGCGTTGTGGCCGTAGAACGACGCCAGGACGTCGATCTCCTGATGCCGCACCGAAGTGTCGCTGCCCTCGCCGGCCGGGTTGTGGGTGATCGCCGGGCCGGCGTCCGCCGTCTGCACCGTGACGCCGAGCGCGCACCAGTTGACCGACGGCTCGGGCTGCTTCGGCACCGTCGGCTGCCAGCGCGGGCGGACCATGTTGCCGGGCAGTCCGGTGATGCCGACGACCATCTGCTGGAACACCGCGTCGAGTGCAGCATCCTCCAGCGGCGGCGACGCGGCGGCCGGCGAGAGGTAGCCGCCAGTGGAACTGTCGTTCATGGGTCACCCTGCGAGCTTCTTCAGCGTGCACGTCGCGGCGATGAAGCCACGGCCGTACGAGCTGTAGCTGTTCACGTTGGTCACCGTCCATTGCCGGCCGGACCACGTCACCATATCGGCGTCGAACCCTTCCTGGCCCGGGATCAGCTGGAATTGCGTGTGGATGGTGATCGTGTCGGTGATCCGCGCGCCTTCCGCCACGCGCTGCAGGACGGCGCCGCCCATGCTGGTGACCACGCCGTAGAAGGGGCCGGTCATCGGCGTGTCGACGGCGATGCCGTCGCTACCGACCGTCTGCGCGTTGCGGGTCACGACCAGCGTGGTGTCGAGGAAGTCCGGGTCCAGCAGGACATCGGAGACGTCGAGTAGCGGCATGGTCGATTACCCCCGCGCCTGCGCCGGCACGGTGTCGCCCGGCTCGTAGACGGTGTAGTTCACGCCGTCGCAGACCGTGTAGATCCGGTTGTCTGGAAGCGGCGAGGCCGGCGCGATGACTGGTCCGGAATCGGTTTGAACGATCACGACTGGCACGGTAATCATTTGTTCAACACCTTAACGGTCATAGCGTCCAGCGTGATGCTGTCCGCTGCGTTGGCCAACTGCATGAGCATAGTCAGGGTGATCGCTTGCGTCGGGTCTACGGCACGCGTCTGCAGGCCTGCGGTGATGGATGTCGCCGGCACGATGGATGTAGCGTGCACCATGGAAGTGCCGCGCCGGTAGAACTCCATGTAGGGGAACGACCCAAATGCTGTAGTCGCGAGCGTCGTGGTCAGGCACGAAATGCCGTTGAGCGCCAGCGTGAACTGCCGTGTACCCGCCGGGCTCGTGTTTGCACTCACGATCCCGTCGACCTCCAACTTGCCGCCATCAGCGATCGCATTGGCTGGTATCACCACCGTCGCCATGACCGTCTGCGACGTGGTTCCCGTCAAGGTGCTGGCCGCAGACGATGTGTACAGGACTCCCGGCGCCTTCAGTCCAACGCCGCCGCCGTTCGACAGGCCGCGAGTCGTGTACCAGTTCGTGCCGTCCGTGAAGAATCGACACCCGGTGTTCGGGTAGAGCGTGACCGATCCGTTGCTCACGCCGTCCAGGCTCACGCCAGCGGGCACCGTCAGCGTCACCACGTTGCCCGAGACGTTCTCCACGCTGGCGTTCCAGCCGTTCGCGAAGTTGCCGGACGAGCCCGTTGGGGTCGGCAGGGCCTGCGAGATGGCGGACGCGGGGTTGAGGATCAGGCAGTTGCCCAGGTCGCCGGCGGCCCAGGTGTAAGCGGCGGTCTGGATAGCGCCGCCCGCGAGGCCTACCGTTGGAACGGCGCTGGTTACCGCAGCTCGCATCGTCATTGTGCGTCCCCCACGCTGACATACACCGTCGAGCCAGGCCCCGGCGCGATCAGACTGAGCTTCGACGTGCCGGCCGGCAGATAGAACGTCTCGACCGTCCCGGCCAGCATGAAGACGCCGTTTGCCATCGTCAGCCCCGCCGCGGTGCCGTATGCGAAGGCGATCGGCTGCGTGCCGTAGTTGGCGATGCGCACCGTCGCGGCGCGCGTGAGCGTGGCCGGCAGGCTGATCTGCTGGACCGCGGCGGTCACGGCCAGTGCCGCGCCGGCGGTCGGCGGGTTCTGCGCGGCGCCGCTCGGGTAGAAGCTCAGGCCAGCGCTGACCTCCACGAGATCGCCATTGATCAAGCGTTGCATTTCAGTCCTCGGGAATCAGGGGTGCGGGGTGGCTGCGGCAGTCCGGAGACTGGCCGAGGGGCCGATCAGGGCTGACCGGCGGGGAAACGCCCAACGGAAAAGGGCCGCACGCGGCAGCCCTCAGGTTTCAGTGATGACGGGTTACTTCTGGCGGACCACGTAGGTGATCGCCTGCCTGTATTGGCCGGTGTCGATCAGCGGCTTCGCGTTCGCGTTGTCCGGGGTGTTGCCAGCGGCGCGGCTGGCCAGCTCCTTCGCGGCGCCCTTCCGGCCACGCCGCGCGCGCGCACGCAGCGTCGACTCGGCCAGCGGCACGAACGGCCCATCGGTGATCTTGGCGCGCACGCCCCGCTGCCCGACCATGCCAGCGGCGTTCAGCGCAGCGTTGACGCCGCTCGGCGAGCCGGTCAGCGCGGCGGTCGCGGCCTTGCGCAGCCGGCCGGCGACCTCGTCCTGGACGTCCTGGATGCCGGGCACCAGGTGCGGGCGCGCCCGGATGTTGTTCGCCGGCGAGCCGGTCTCCATCAGGTAGCCGATCGCCGCGTTGCTGATGGGCTGGTCGTCGTCCCGCTCGGCATTCGCCTGCGGCACGCCGACGAGCACCTCCTTGGTGGCCAGTTGGCTGATCGCCTTGATGACCGCGCCGAGCTTGTCGACGGTCATCTTGACGGTCATAGCTGCAGGCCCCCGGCGCCTATCATGCGCGCGAAGTTGAGGAACCGGATTCCGTACGACGTCATGTTCCAGAATCCGGCGTCCGACAGCGCCACGGCGCCCGTGTCGTAGGAGACCGACACCTTGTCGACCGACTTGGACGACGTCGGCCCCTTGACCTCGCCGGGCGTGCCGCCCACGTCGGCCGTGGCGCCGTCCCGCTGCGCCAGCACCAGGTGGTGGGCCGTGACGAGCGCCAACCCCAGATTGGTGAGTTCCATCCAGCGGACGGGATTCACCAGCGACGTCGCCACGGTCAGCCACATCTGGATGAGCGTGTTCGGGTACTTCGTCGTGTCGGAGAACTCCGGGAAGTCGGCGCGGAACTGTTCAGGTGTCATGGCAGGAATGGCGATGCCCCTCTCGGGGCATCATACCCCTCATTTCGACTGCTTCGACGCCTTCGGCGCTTCCGCCGTGGCCTTCTCGGCTGCCTGCTCGCGCTCGGCGATCGCCTTCTCGCGGTTCAGCAGCGAGACGTCGCGCTCGTCGGCCGCGTCTTCCCGGTCGGCGACGGCACGCTCGCGCGCGGCGAGCGCCGCATCGCGGGCGGCCAGGTCGGCCGTGCGCTGGTCGAGCTGCTGCTCGCGGCCGGCCAGCGCCTGGGCGGCGGCGTCGAGCGCCGCGCGCTGCTCGGCCAGGCCGTCGGCCTCGGTGGGGCCCACGGGGGCGCCCTCGGCCGACGCCGGCGCCCCGGCTACCGGCTTCTCGCCGGCATGCGCCTTGACGTACCAGTGATCCGCGAGGGCCTGGTCGACTTCCTGCTCACCGATGACGAAATGCACCTTGGCGCCGTCGTCGTGGGTGAGCGTGAACGGGGTCTTGATGTAGATCTTCGGCATGTCAGATCCCGTCGCGGTAGGCCGCCGTCACGCCGTAGCGCCACTCGATCTGGCCGAGGCGGCTCCAGTAGGTCGTGATCTGGAACAGCGAGCGGTACTCGAGCGGCGTGCGCTGCAGGTCCGTCATCGGGTACTGCACGTACTTCTTGTCGTTGTTGTACGCGACCATGCGGTCGACCGTGCCCAGCTGGCCCTGGGTGCCGCCGACGCCGGCGCCGATCAGCCACTTCAGCTCGAGGATCTCCAGCGGCACGCCTTGCTGCGTGCAGATGTTGTTCTCGAGGATGTAGGTCAGAATCGACTTCTGGGCGGCGGTGTTGACCGGCTGCGACGCGACATAGCCGAGCTGGGCCGGCGGCAGCATCAGGCGGTTCGGCTTCACCTTCCAGCCGGAGGCCTGCCAGGCAGAGGTCAGCAGCTCGTTGACGTCCTTCAGGATCTCGCTCGGCGTCTTGGTCGTCCACTGAGGCGTGCCGCCGACGCCGTTGCCGACGTTGGAGACGCTGCCGACTGCCGAGTTGGAGTTGACCAGGCCGGTGAAGCCAAGCTGCGAGTCGCCGTAGTAGACGATCTGGTCGATGTCCATGTTCCGCTTCAGGTTCATGGCCTCGACCTTCTGCGCGTCGATCGGCATCCCGAGCCGCTGCGATTTCACCAGTTCGGGCACCGTGTACTTGACCTCGGCACCCCACAGGCGCAGCGGCTGCGGCGTCTTGCCGATGTCGACCGACGGGCCGGCGAGCGCGTTGCCCTCGTTCGAGATCCAGTTGAGGCCGTTCGGGTTGATGCCACCGCTCATGCCGAAGGCCGAGTTGGTGAACGACGCGATCTCGTCGGCCGCCGACACGTCGCTGCGGATGTGGACGTCGCGCGACCAGGTGTACTCGACCAGGGGCTCGTTCAACGTCTGGTCCAGGCGTTCGAGCTGGCCGACGAGAAACACGCCGGTCGAGTCGATAGTGGCCTGGTCGTAGGTCATCATGCCGTCGTGCGTGCGCGCACGGATCAGGCGGCGAGTCGCTTCGGCGATCTCGCTGCGGCTGCCTGCGGCGGCCAAGCGCTGCAGGCGCTTCAGTTCGGACATATCCATGTGTTGGCTCCGGAAAAACAGAACCCCGCCTGGGCGGGGCTGGTTGATGCGCCGTCCGGCGCCAAGGATCAGATGTTGATCGCGATCTCGGTGATGCTGTAGGCGTCGGCCGGCCCCGTGAAGTACCAGCTGGCCGGCATCGCGACGGTGTTGGCGCCGTCGGCCGCCGCCTCGAAGCCGCCGATCGGCTTGCCGGCGCTGGCGTTCGCCACGCGCACGTAGACGGTGCCGCCCTTCGCCGCGGCGGTCGCGCCGTTCAGTTGCACGTTGACGTAGCCGCGCTTGAGGATGTCGGTCAGACCGGCCACGGGCGGCGTCGAGGTGCCCAGCGGGTCGCTGCCGTTGGTCTGGATCGGGTAGGCGCGCAGATTGACGCCGTAGACCAACGCCGCGGTGTCCGAGCCGCTGTTGATCGGCTGGACCTTGCCGTTCACCATCTTCACGGCGACGCCGAAGGCGGTGGGCGGGGCGGACGAATCGATCAGCTGCGGTTCCACAGTCGACGCTTCGGCGCGCTGCAGGTCACCGGCGAAGCCCGCCGGCATGCGATAGGTATAGGCTTGCAACGAGGGCATGTCGGCTCCTTACTTCCGGTTTTTCCAGAATTCCGCGTGGATCTGGTTGATGTCCTTCTTCTCCGCCGGCTGCTGGCCATGGCCATCGCCGGTGCGGGATTGGAGGGCGATCTTGTTGCGCTGCTTGACGAGCTCGGACGCCGCGTTGAACACCACCTTGGCGGCGTCGCAGGTCAGCTTCGAGACGTCGGCGCCGCCGGTCACGGACTGCACCAGGTCGGCGTTCTCGTTCGCCAGCGAGGCGCGCAACGCGCGGCGGCGCAGCACGCAGATCGAGTCGGCGGTCTTCTTGCGGTCCGACTTCGAGTCGTAGGTCGGTAGCCGGACGCCCGGGGCCAGGATCTCGGCGCGCGAGAGCGCGTCCTGGAACTCGTCGCGCAGGCCGGCGCTGTCGGCGGTCGGCTTGGCCCCTTTGCCACCATCGCCGGCGCCATCGCCCTCCCCGGTGCCGTCACCGTCCTCGTCATCATCGCCATCGCCGGTGGCCGTGCCGCCGGCTTCGAGCTTCGCGACGCGGTCGCCGATCGCCTTGACCGCCTCGCCCAGCTCGGCGATCG of the Cupriavidus malaysiensis genome contains:
- a CDS encoding LIC_12616 family protein, which encodes MNDSSTGGYLSPAAASPPLEDAALDAVFQQMVVGITGLPGNMVRPRWQPTVPKQPEPSVNWCALGVTVQTADAGPAITHNPAGEGSDTSVRHQEIDVLASFYGHNAKQYAQQLVDGLGIPQNLEQLKANDMQSVAEGSIRGAPDLLNEQWIRRYDVVLSFRRKITRTYAVLNVKSAGVEVQTPTTTAPVSVTP
- a CDS encoding DUF4054 domain-containing protein, whose product is MTPEQFRADFPEFSDTTKYPNTLIQMWLTVATSLVNPVRWMELTNLGLALVTAHHLVLAQRDGATADVGGTPGEVKGPTSSKSVDKVSVSYDTGAVALSDAGFWNMTSYGIRFLNFARMIGAGGLQL
- a CDS encoding STY1053 family phage-associated protein, yielding MPKIYIKTPFTLTHDDGAKVHFVIGEQEVDQALADHWYVKAHAGEKPVAGAPASAEGAPVGPTEADGLAEQRAALDAAAQALAGREQQLDQRTADLAARDAALAARERAVADREDAADERDVSLLNREKAIAEREQAAEKATAEAPKASKQSK
- a CDS encoding DUF2184 domain-containing protein, producing the protein MDMSELKRLQRLAAAGSRSEIAEATRRLIRARTHDGMMTYDQATIDSTGVFLVGQLERLDQTLNEPLVEYTWSRDVHIRSDVSAADEIASFTNSAFGMSGGINPNGLNWISNEGNALAGPSVDIGKTPQPLRLWGAEVKYTVPELVKSQRLGMPIDAQKVEAMNLKRNMDIDQIVYYGDSQLGFTGLVNSNSAVGSVSNVGNGVGGTPQWTTKTPSEILKDVNELLTSAWQASGWKVKPNRLMLPPAQLGYVASQPVNTAAQKSILTYILENNICTQQGVPLEILELKWLIGAGVGGTQGQLGTVDRMVAYNNDKKYVQYPMTDLQRTPLEYRSLFQITTYWSRLGQIEWRYGVTAAYRDGI
- a CDS encoding structural cement protein Gp24, which produces MPSLQAYTYRMPAGFAGDLQRAEASTVEPQLIDSSAPPTAFGVAVKMVNGKVQPINSGSDTAALVYGVNLRAYPIQTNGSDPLGTSTPPVAGLTDILKRGYVNVQLNGATAAAKGGTVYVRVANASAGKPIGGFEAAADGANTVAMPASWYFTGPADAYSITEIAINI